A part of Podarcis muralis chromosome 15, rPodMur119.hap1.1, whole genome shotgun sequence genomic DNA contains:
- the TMEM270 gene encoding transmembrane protein 270, with protein sequence MEPDILQSHADMNPCGRVPEPGPQSPAPVGKGVPRMVQGGLSTLYLHFLSLRVGLLDWYFCFKQIQWDLLRWIHASFELATDFFFCWAQNILLASMMLLLLAWRARDGAKERGWRSVLRGLAPKGLITRVFSLLNACCRYLESLVAQIVWGLAFRLTCPIVCITQALESTFQHAVEIASDEEDEDEEETALVPMPCRATLLPKQEERT encoded by the exons ATGGAGCCGGACATTCTCCAAAGCCACGCAGACATGAACCCGTGTGGCCGAGTCCCTGAGCCGGGGCCCCAGTCCCCAGCGCCTGTGGGCAAGGGGGTGCCCAGGATGGTCCAGGGCGGGCTGAGCACCCTGTACCTGCACTTCCTCTCCTTGCGGGTGGGCCTCCTGGACTGGTATTTCTGCTTCAAGCAAATCCAGTGGGACCTCCTCCGGTGGATCCACGCCTCCTTCGAACTGGCCACCGACTTCTTTTTCTGCTGggcccaaaacatcctcttggcTTCCATGATGCTTCTGCTGCTGGCCTGGAGGGCTCGGGACGGAGCCAAGGAGCGCGGGTGGAGATCAGTGCTACGGGGCTTG GCTCCGAAGGGTCTGATCACTCGGGTTTTTTCCCTGCTGAATGCCTGCTGCCGGTACCTCGAGAGCCTTGTGGCTCAGATCGTTTGGGGTCTGGCTTTCCGCTTGACTTGCCCCATCGTCTGCATCACCCAGGCCCTGGAAAGCACCTTTCAGCATGCTGTCGAAATAGCAAGCGACGAGGAAGATGAAGATGAGGAAGAGACTGCGCTGGTGCCAATGCCATGCCGCGCCACCCTTCTCCCCAAGCAAGAGGAGCGGACCTAG